The region ACGAAAAAACAAAATCACAAAAAAACTTATTTCACTACCACGTCTAATACGATCTTCAATAAGAACAGTATAGATAATACATATACTGTAGGTGTGATATCTTTGTGCTCTTTTGCTCCTATTTTAAGGACTGTGTAGCTCAAGATACCGAATACGATTCCCTCTGCTATACTGTACGTAAACGGCATAAAGACAATAGTCAAGAATGCTGGTAGTCCGTCAGACAGCTTGTCAAAGTTGATTCTAGTAACTGATGATATCATAAATAACCCAACCACAATCAATGCTGGCGCCGTAGCCGCTGCTGGTATAATTAAAAAGACAGGCCCTAAGAATAGCGCTAAACCAAACATCAAGGCTACACTTACAGCTGTTAATCCTGTGCGTCCACCTGAGGCTACTCCCGATGCACTCTCTACATAAGATGTCACAGAGCTAGTTCCTAAAATAGATCCTACAGTAGTCCCCATTGCATCTGTAAATAATGCTTTTTTCATTTGTGGGAAGTTGCCATCTTTATCAGCCAAGTTTGTTTTAGAAATAACACCAATCAAAGTACCTACTGTATCAAATAAGTTGACAAACAAGAAAGTAAATACTACGACTATCATATCTATAGAGAGGATTTGATTCCATCCCTCTACTGTAAACATCGGCTTAATTGCTTCTCCAAAGATAGGTTCTATTGATGGTGGTAAAGCTACAATGCTCGTCGGCAAGGCTACATCTCCTAAGATTAGTCCAAATATCGTAGCGCTCAGAATACCAAATAGAATAGCTCCATTCACATTGCGAATTAACAAGATTCCTGTTACTACAAGTCCTATTAAAGTCATCCATACGGTATGCTGACCAAAATCTCCTAACCTGACTAAGGTATTAGGATCCGATACTACTACTCCCGCACTCTTCAGCCCGATAAGGGTAATGAATAGCCCTATCCCTGCAGGTATTGCTTCTTTAAGCACTTTAGGGATACTTCTGACAATCAACTCACGTACATTAAAGAACGTTAATAGCAAGAAGATGATTCCCTCTATAAATACTGCAGTCAATGCGAACTGCCACGTATATCCTAAAGTCAATACTACAGAATAGGCAAAAAAACTATTTAACCCCATTCCTGGAGCTTGTGCGATAGGTAACTTGGCATAAAAGCCCATTAGTAAAGTCGCTACGATCGTAGCTAAAGCAGTTGTAGTAAATAACGCTTCTCTATCCATACCTGCATCCGCAAGTATATTAGGATTCACTACCAAGATATAAGACATAGTAAGAAACGTAATGATACCCGCTATAAACTCACGTTTAATAGTAGTACCATTGCTACCCAACTGGAAGTAGCGTTCAAGAAAATTCTTCATTGTGTTGTTGCTTTAAAGCACGCAAAAATAAGAAG is a window of Myroides oncorhynchi DNA encoding:
- a CDS encoding NCS2 family permease, which encodes MKNFLERYFQLGSNGTTIKREFIAGIITFLTMSYILVVNPNILADAGMDREALFTTTALATIVATLLMGFYAKLPIAQAPGMGLNSFFAYSVVLTLGYTWQFALTAVFIEGIIFLLLTFFNVRELIVRSIPKVLKEAIPAGIGLFITLIGLKSAGVVVSDPNTLVRLGDFGQHTVWMTLIGLVVTGILLIRNVNGAILFGILSATIFGLILGDVALPTSIVALPPSIEPIFGEAIKPMFTVEGWNQILSIDMIVVVFTFLFVNLFDTVGTLIGVISKTNLADKDGNFPQMKKALFTDAMGTTVGSILGTSSVTSYVESASGVASGGRTGLTAVSVALMFGLALFLGPVFLIIPAAATAPALIVVGLFMISSVTRINFDKLSDGLPAFLTIVFMPFTYSIAEGIVFGILSYTVLKIGAKEHKDITPTVYVLSILFLLKIVLDVVVK